One segment of Schistocerca cancellata isolate TAMUIC-IGC-003103 chromosome 2, iqSchCanc2.1, whole genome shotgun sequence DNA contains the following:
- the LOC126162105 gene encoding uncharacterized protein LOC126162105: MDVKAAARTPAQAPSRSSYSMDPKVSFWRTAEGGRASICGSSSSSAYVYVDLPPATGAGDEDLKGAAPPVLSLSFAAKLFELVLTLVAEGLYAAGDALITDNFRTFIFPHVVYNTFIIVSGIVVTSYLLRIKMQELLMRVLGTMAAVMMLTAEGAVLRYCVTAWPKWSEYIEDEQSNPEQLDEEVKGAGPRRAFLAAHLAVAGLLAATHLADVAASLARTLRAL; this comes from the exons CATGGACCCCAAGGTGAGCTTCTGGCGGACGGCGGAGGGCGGCCGCGCCAGCATCTGCGGCAGCTCGTCCTCGTCGGCCTACGTGTACGTCGACCTGCCGCCCGCCACCGGCGCCGGCGACGAAGACCTCAAGGGCGCCGCGCCGCCCGTGCTCTCGCTCAGCTTCGCCGCCAAGCTGTTCGAGCTG GTGCTGACGCTGGTGGCAGAAGGCCTGTACGCGGCGGGCGACGCGCTCATCACGGACAACTTCCGCACGTTCATCTTCCCGCACGTCGTCTACAACACGTTCATCATCGTCAGCGGGATCGTCGTCACCAGCTACCTGCTGCGCATCAAGATGCAGGAGCTGCTC ATGCGCGTGCTGGGCACGATGGCGGCGGTGATGATGCTGACGGCGGAGGGCGCGGTGCTGCGCTACTGCGTGACGGCGTGGCCCAAGTGGTCGGAGTACATCGAGGACGAGCAGTCCAACCCCGAGCAGCTGGACGAGGAGGTGAAGGGCGCGGGCCCGCGGCGCGCCTTCCTCGCCGCACACCTCGCCGTCGCCGGCCTGCTCGCCGCCACGCACCTCGCCGACGTCGCGGCCTCGCTCGCCAGGACGCTGCGCGCCCTCTGA